In Quercus robur chromosome 10, dhQueRobu3.1, whole genome shotgun sequence, a genomic segment contains:
- the LOC126702981 gene encoding uncharacterized protein LOC126702981 isoform X1, which translates to MAGQPETPTMETLDPQTPSPSSSSSSTVSYSKLTNPSFQNQNPSPMPPSLTRLWRPAAQRNLRNQWSKLVSCRKQWVSSSSSGKSHATSLVNAHLSQRYMPSMELGVLSDMLNIRKKAGQKLFKQQETFQSKLLSSYKDMVAAVTQMVNASKSMRTFLKGPSNSALVQFSSFSGDQNDSGDGGGIPVFAFWSISSHEQLAEELVQMFIMELNLKRLLVLELLSTSCNDPQVNELHWSDQLYPGEFDHLSMCNLFSQETCEPVPPKLMDLKSDASTVRSNNQPNPEVLQVYITTWLAEVNIDTLRVDEIFAVIGEEMHLGLT; encoded by the exons ATGGCGGGCCAACCTGAAACCCCAACAATGGAAACCCTAGACCCACAAAccccttctccttcttcttcttcttcttctactgtTTCTTATTCAAAGCTAACAAACCCaagttttcaaaatcaaaacccttcACCAATGCCACCATCACTGACAAGGCTATGGAGACCAGCCGCGCAGCGAAACCTCCGAAACCAGTGGTCCAAATTGGTTTCTTGTAGGAAACAatgggtttcttcttcttctagtgGAAAGTCCCACGCTACCTCTCTTGTCAATGCCCATCTCTCTCAGAG ATACATGCCTTCAATGGAGCTGGGTGTTCTAAGTGACATGCTCAATATAAGAAAGAAAGCGGGTCAGAAATTGTTTAAGCAGCAG GAAACTTTTCAGAGCAAACTTTTATCATCATACAAAGACATG GTGGCTGCTGTAACTCAAATGGTCAATGCTAGCAAATCCATGAGAACTTTTCTCAAAGGGCCAAGCAATAGTGCGCTTGTACAATTTTCTAGTTTTTCTGGAGATCAGAATGACTCTGGAGATGGTGGTGGAATTCCAGTCTTTGCATTTTGGTCAATCTCTTCTCATG AGCAATTGGCAGAGGAGCTCGTTCAGATGTTTATAATGGAACTAAATTTGAAG CGGTTGCTGGTACTAGAGTTACTGTCTACTAGTTGTAACGATCCACAGGTGAATGAGTTGCATTGGTCAGATCAGCTTTATCCAGGAGAATTTGATCATTTGAGTATGTGCAACCTTTTTTCTCAAGAAACTTGTGAGCCAGTCCCACCAAAATTGATGGATTTGAAATCTGATGCATCCACTGTACGAAGTAATAACCAGCCAAACCCTGAGGTTTTGCAG GTTTATATAACAACATGGCTTGCAGAGGTGAACATAGATACTCTTAG
- the LOC126702981 gene encoding uncharacterized protein LOC126702981 isoform X2, which yields MPSMELGVLSDMLNIRKKAGQKLFKQQETFQSKLLSSYKDMVAAVTQMVNASKSMRTFLKGPSNSALVQFSSFSGDQNDSGDGGGIPVFAFWSISSHEQLAEELVQMFIMELNLKRLLVLELLSTSCNDPQVNELHWSDQLYPGEFDHLSMCNLFSQETCEPVPPKLMDLKSDASTVRSNNQPNPEVLQVYITTWLAEVNIDTLRVDEIFAVIGEEMHLGLT from the exons ATGCCTTCAATGGAGCTGGGTGTTCTAAGTGACATGCTCAATATAAGAAAGAAAGCGGGTCAGAAATTGTTTAAGCAGCAG GAAACTTTTCAGAGCAAACTTTTATCATCATACAAAGACATG GTGGCTGCTGTAACTCAAATGGTCAATGCTAGCAAATCCATGAGAACTTTTCTCAAAGGGCCAAGCAATAGTGCGCTTGTACAATTTTCTAGTTTTTCTGGAGATCAGAATGACTCTGGAGATGGTGGTGGAATTCCAGTCTTTGCATTTTGGTCAATCTCTTCTCATG AGCAATTGGCAGAGGAGCTCGTTCAGATGTTTATAATGGAACTAAATTTGAAG CGGTTGCTGGTACTAGAGTTACTGTCTACTAGTTGTAACGATCCACAGGTGAATGAGTTGCATTGGTCAGATCAGCTTTATCCAGGAGAATTTGATCATTTGAGTATGTGCAACCTTTTTTCTCAAGAAACTTGTGAGCCAGTCCCACCAAAATTGATGGATTTGAAATCTGATGCATCCACTGTACGAAGTAATAACCAGCCAAACCCTGAGGTTTTGCAG GTTTATATAACAACATGGCTTGCAGAGGTGAACATAGATACTCTTAG